A single Ziziphus jujuba cultivar Dongzao chromosome 11, ASM3175591v1 DNA region contains:
- the LOC107431514 gene encoding geraniol 8-hydroxylase — MESVQILLVSISVFVWLVVRWRSSSESKRRVLPPGPSGVPILGNLLQLGPRPHEKMTEMAKVYGPLMALRLGFVTTIVASSPEMAREIMQRNDKAFSNRPVPDSVASQPNPEGTLAWVPGDHRWRNRRRICSTQMFTAQRLDYLQHFRHRKVHQLVEHVRKHSAAGTAVDIGSLAFAATLNLISNTIFSVDIIDPVGFETAQEFKDLVWRIMEDAGKLNLSDYFPALRRFDLQGVRRHVRVSYLRLHQIFDEIIAKRLQSRASSSDSTSSTHGDFLDVLLDQCQQHQDGFTFETIKPLILDLFIAGSDTSGLTTEWAMAELLRKPGVMEKAKEELEQVLGRRRQVEESDIERLPYLQAIVKETLRLHPAAPLLLPYVAENDVQIDGYTIQKGNRVLVNAWCIGRDPKYWDDPLSFSPERFLAAAAGGGCSSTTASATTREYNGRDFEYIPFGAGRRICPGLPLANRMVTLTLASLIHSFHWQLPPGITPQNLDMSEQFGITLKKAVPLYAIPA, encoded by the exons ATGGAAAGCGTTCAAATATTGCTGGTGTCCATATCCGTATTTGTGTGGTTAGTTGTCCGATGGCGATCATCATCAGAGAGCAAAAGGAGGGTGCTGCCACCAGGTCCAAGTGGAGTGCCAATACTAGGCAACCTACTCCAACTGGGGCCTCGTCCTCACGAAAAAATGACAGAAATGGCAAAAGTGTATGGGCCACTCATGGCTCTGCGCCTTGGGTTCGTGACCACCATAGTGGCATCCTCCCCAGAAATGGCGAGGGAAATCATGCAAAGAAACGACAAGGCCTTCTCAAACCGGCCGGTGCCAGACTCGGTTGCATCGCAGCCGAACCCGGAAGGAACCCTTGCATGGGTTCCGGGAGACCATCGGTGGAGAAACCGCAGACGCATCTGCAGCACGCAGATGTTCACAGCTCAGCGGCTGGATTATCTTCAGCACTTTCGGCATCGGAAGGTGCATCAGCTGGTGGAGCACGTGAGGAAGCACAGCGCAGCTGGAACAGCAGTTGACATAGGGTCTCTTGCTTTTGCTGCCACGCTGAACCTCATATCCAACACAATCTTTTCGGTGGACATCATCGACCCTGTTGGGTTCGAGACGGCTCAGGAGTTCAAGGACCTTGTTTGGAGGATCATGGAGGATGCTGGCAAGCTCAATCTTTCCGACTACTTTCCGGCGCTGAGGAGGTTCGATCTGCAGGGGGTGAGGCGCCATGTTCGGGTTTCTTATCTAAGGTTGCATCAGATATTCGACGAAATCATTGCCAAACGTTTGCAATCCAGAGCATCATCTTCCGATAGTACCTCTAGTACCCATGGCGATTTCCTGGACGTGCTTCTGGATCAGTGCCAACAACATCAAGACGGCTTCACTTTTGAAACCATCAAACCCTTGATTTTG GATTTATTTATCGCGGGAAGTGATACGTCTGGACTGACAACAGAGTGGGCAATGGCAGAGCTGCTTCGGAAGCCGGGGGTGAtggaaaaagcaaaagaagagCTTGAACAGGTGCTCGGCAGGCGACGACAAGTGGAAGAGTCAGACATCGAAAGACTCCCATATCTGCAAGCAATCGTGAAGGAGACGCTGAGGCTTCACCCTGCAGCGCCTCTTCTGTTGCCGTACGTTGCAGAAAACGACGTCCAAATAGACGGCTATACCATCCAGAAGGGAAACAGAGTGCTAGTGAACGCCTGGTGTATCGGAAGAGATCCCAAGTACTGGGATGATCCCTTGTCGTTTTCACCAGAAAGATTCTTAGCAGCAGCAGCAGGAGGAGGCTGCAGCAGCACCACCGCAAGTGCAACTACTCGGGAGTACAATGGAAGAGATTTCGAGTATATCCCATTCGGTGCTGGACGAAGAATTTGCCCAGGATTGCCATTGGCCAATCGAATGGTTACCTTGACTTTGGCTTCTCTCATCCATTCCTTCCACTGGCAACTTCCCCCTGGAATCACTCCCCAGAACCTCGACATGTCCGAGCAATTTGGTATTACCCTCAAGAAGGCTGTCCCTCTTTATGCCATTCCTGCTtga
- the LOC107431525 gene encoding G2/mitotic-specific cyclin S13-7 encodes MASRAVVPQQGRGEAVVGVGGGAAKAVSKKNGAGDGRNRKALGDIGNLVTVRGVDTKPNPNRPITRSFCAQLLANAQAAAAAENNKKQVCVKVDGAPPVLEAVAAAKRNGVVPKAAVQKKATVKPKKPQEVIEINSDTDEDDVVNKQEKPVVNRKKDGEGPSKKKAPTLTSVLTVRSKAACGLANKHPKKEQIVDIDAADAGNELAAVEYIEDMYKYFKSVENENRPHNYMDSQPEINEQMRAILVDWLIDVHRKFELSPETFYLTVNIIDRFLAVKTVPRRELQLVGISAMLTASKYEEIWAPEVNDFVCLSDRAYTHQQILVMEKTILGKLEWTLTVPTPYVFLVRFIKASTPEDQQVKNMVFFLAELGMMHYATIMYCPSMIAASAVYAARCTLNKTPTWNDTLKLHTGFSESQLIDCGKLLVSLHSNAARSKLQGVFRKYSVSERGAVALLPPAKTLLPHV; translated from the exons ATGGCGTCGAGAGCAGTTGTTCCACAACAAGGCAGAG GCGAGGCAGTGGTAGGAGTCGGAGGAGGGGCAGCTAAGGCGGTAAGTAAGAAGAATGGTGCGGGGGATGGGAGAAATCGTAAGGCACTAGGAGATATTGGGAATCTGGTAACTGTTCGAGGAGTTGATACTAAGCCTAATCCTAATCGCCCCATCACAAG GAGTTTCTGTGCGCAACTGCTTGCTAATGCACAAGCTGCAGCCGCTGCTGAGAACAACAAG AAACAAGTCTGTGTTAAAGTGGATGGAGCTCCTCCCGTTCTTGAAGCAGTGGCGGCGGCTAAAAGAAATGGGGTGGTACCAAAGGCAGCGGTTCAGAAAAAGGCTACTGTGAAGCCCAAGAAGCCCCAAGAAGTTATCGAGATAAACtcggatacagatgaagacgaCGTCGTCAACAAGCAAGAGAAGCCTGTTGTAAACAGAAAGAAGGATGGAGAAGGGCCTTCCAAGAAGAAGGCACCAACTCTTACTTCAGTCCTTACGGTTAGAAGCAAG GCTGCTTGCGGTTTGGCTAACAAACATCCCAAGAAGGAGCAGATTGTTGATATTGATGCAGCAGATGCTGGCAACGAGTTGGCTGCCGTTGAATACATTGAAGATATGTACAAGTATTTCAAGTCAGTTGAG AATGAGAACCGCCCTCATAATTATATGGACTCCCAGCCTGAGATTAATGAACAAATGAGAGCTATTTTGGTGGATTGGTTGATAGATGTCCATAGGAAATTTGAACTTTCCCCTGAAACTTTTTACCTCACCGTCAATATTATTGATCGGTTCCTTGCGGTGAAGACTGTGCCAAGAAGAGAATTGCAGTTGGTGGGCATCAGTGCCATGCTAACGGCCTCAAAATATGAAGAAATTTGGGCTCCTGAG GTGAACGACTTTGTATGCCTTTCAGACAGAGCTTACACTCACCAACAGATTCTAGTGATGGAGAAAACTATACTGGGGAAGTTGGAATGGACTCTGACTGTTCCTACCCCTTATGTATTTCTCGTTCGTTTCATCAAGGCATCAACTCCGGAGGACCAACAA GTGAAAAATATGGTCTTCTTTCTGGCAGAATTGGGCATGATGCATTACGCAACCATTATGTATTGCCCTTCAATGATTGCTGCCTCGGCAGTCTACGCGGCTCGATGCACCCTAAACAAGACTCCTACTTGGAATGACACACTCAAGCTTCATACTGGTTTTTCCGAATCACAGCTAAT AGATTGTGGAAAACTACTTGTAAGCTTGCATTCAAATGCTGCGAGGAGTAAGCTTCAGGGAGTTTTCAGGAAGTACTCTGTTTCAGAGCGAGGAGCTGTGGCGCTGCTTCCACCGGCAAAAACTCTCTTGCCCCATGTTTAg
- the LOC107431523 gene encoding stomatal closure-related actin-binding protein 3, translating into MTKVSPEVEENMQMEAILPVSVDVSFASNRFPKYKLGADSQILEESKEDNDGPSLKEVVERETSQLSEQHKRLSVRDLASKFDKNLAAAAKLSEEAKLREVASLEGHVLLKKLRDALEHLRGRLSGRNKEDVEKAISMVEALAVKLTQKEGELIQEKFEVKKLANFLKQASEDAKKLVNQEKSFACAEIESARAVVQRFGEALEEQERVSQASKKQDVEELIEEVQEARRIKLLHQPSKVIEMEHELRALRTQIREKCLSSVKLQKELELSKLAEENKFSLYTLNGSETLGSYLRIQPCSDKVPPLSKCLIQWYRVSLECSRNEVISGADKSVYAPEPFDVGRILQADIVSNGNKISVITSGPIDPAVGLGSYVDTLLRKSNSEFNVVISQVNGQDHSSHSVHVFHVGKTRMKLCRGWITKAREIYSSSMQLCGFRGDGNTAAKTLFWQARKGLSFVLTFESERDRNAAVMLARKYAHDCNVMLAGPDDQV; encoded by the exons ATGACGAAAGTAAGTCCTGAAGTTGAAGAAAATATGCAGATGGAGGCAATTCTGCCAGTCTCTGTTGATGTGAGTTTTGCTTCCAACCGGTTTCCCAAGTATAAACTAGGTGCTGATAGTCAGATCCTGGAAGAGTCAAAAGAGGACAATGATGGTCCCTCCTTAAAGGAGGTTGTGGAACGGGAAACTTCCCAGCTGTCGGAGCAGCACAAGCGTCTGTCAGTTCGCGACCTTGCCAGTAAATTTGACAAAAACTTGGCTGCTGCTGCTAAGTTGTCCGAAGAG GCAAAGCTTAGGGAAGTGGCATCTTTAGAGGGACATGTTCTTCTTAAGAAGCTCAGAGATGCATTGGAACATTTGAGAGGCCGTTTGTCCGGACGAAATAAAGAGGACGTGGAGAAGGCTATCTCTATG GTGGAAGCTTTAGCAGTTAAGTTGACTCAAAAGGAGGGAGAATTGATTCAAGAGAAGTTTGAAGTGAAAAAGTTAGCGAACTTTCTCAAACAG GCTTCTGAAGATGCTAAAAAATTGGTGAACCAAGAGAAATCTTTTGCTTGTGCTGAAATAGAGAGTGCAAGGGCAGTAGTTCAAAGATTTGGTGAGGCACTTGAGGAACAAGAAAGAGTTTCCCAAGCTTCTAAGAAGCAG GACGTGGAGGAATTAATAGAGGAGGTTCAAGAGGCTAGAAGAATTAAGTTGTTGCATCAGCCAAGCAAG GTGATAGAAATGGAGCATGAGCTCCGTGCACTACGAACTCAAATTAGAGAGAAATGTTTATCTTCAGTTAAGCTTCAGAAAGAG CTGGAATTAAGCAAGTTGGCTGAGGAGAACAAATTCAGCTTGTACACTTTAAATGGTTCTGAAACTTTAGGTTCATATCTACGAATCCAACCTTGCTCAGATAAGGTTCCACCACTTTCAAAATGTTTGATTCAGTGGTATCGCGTCTCATTAGAGTGCAGCAGGAATGAAGTTATTTCAG GTGCTGACAAGTCAGTTTATGCACCTGAACCTTTTGATGTTGGTCGAATCTTACAAGCAGACATTGTTTCAAATGGCAATAAAATCTCAGTGATTACTTCTGGTCCTATTGATCCTG CTGTAGGACTTGGAAGCTATGTTGACACGCTTTTGAGAAAATCTAACTCTGAATTTAAT GTAGTTATTTCCCAAGTGAATGGACAAGATCATTCATCGCATTCTGTTCATGTATTTCATGTGGGAAAGACGAGAATGAAGCTTTGTAGAGGATGGATTACAAAGgctagagaaatttattcttcCTCAATGCAG TTGTGCGGATTTAGAGGTGATGGTAATACAGCAGCAAAGACATTGTTTTGGCAAGCAAGAAAGGGGCTCTCATTTGTATTAACATTTGAATCTGAGCGAGACAGGAATGCCGCCGTTATGCTTGCTAGGAAATACGCTCATGATTGCAAT GTGATGCTTGCTGGACCAGATGATCAAGTATAG